Proteins from a single region of Nocardiopsis dassonvillei subsp. dassonvillei DSM 43111:
- a CDS encoding FAD-dependent oxidoreductase, with product MQHRSVWTVVENRPEFPRLSQDVEVDVAVVGGGIVGLTTALLARRAGAGSVAVLEAGRLGQGTTGHTTGKVTSQHGLVYAGLIDRYGQDLARVYADANQAGVELVAELAGEYGIDCDLTRAPAVAYTRDPAQRRTLEEEAAAAQRLRLPASLVETTDLPFGIEAAVRFDQQLHFHSGRYVAGLAEALSAAGGQVFEHTRVLEVEEERDGTVRVRTDDATVRASSVVVATLLPINMIGGYFARTRPFRSFGLAARLHGPAPQEMAISIDSPSRSTRPWPDRGPNGLIVVGGGHETGTGQDTQALWDDLEQWTRSTFDVDAVEYRWSGQDYTTADQVPYIGRSSMNDRILVATGFNKWGLSNGTAAAVILSDLLQGRDNPWLAMFDATRVGDAKAVGRLIKDNLKVGADMVGGHLGRLYPHHARHLDRGQGGVVEVDGDSVGAYRDERGGLHAVSLNCTHLGCRLAWNAAETSWDCPCHGSRYDTDGSVLNGPAVKPLPTVDLDDA from the coding sequence ATGCAGCACAGGAGCGTGTGGACGGTCGTGGAGAACCGACCGGAGTTTCCCCGTCTGAGCCAGGACGTGGAGGTCGACGTCGCGGTGGTGGGAGGCGGCATCGTCGGGCTGACCACCGCGCTGCTGGCGCGGCGGGCCGGTGCGGGCAGCGTCGCGGTGCTGGAGGCGGGGCGCCTGGGCCAGGGCACGACGGGGCACACCACCGGCAAGGTCACCTCCCAGCACGGGCTGGTCTACGCGGGGCTGATCGACCGGTACGGCCAGGACCTGGCCCGCGTGTACGCCGACGCCAACCAGGCCGGGGTGGAACTGGTCGCCGAACTCGCCGGTGAGTACGGCATCGACTGCGACCTCACCCGCGCACCCGCCGTGGCCTACACCCGCGACCCCGCGCAGCGCCGGACCCTGGAGGAGGAGGCGGCCGCGGCCCAGCGCCTGCGCCTTCCGGCGTCGCTGGTGGAGACGACCGACCTGCCCTTCGGGATCGAGGCGGCGGTACGGTTCGACCAGCAGCTGCACTTCCACTCGGGCCGCTACGTCGCCGGTCTGGCCGAGGCGCTGTCGGCGGCCGGCGGGCAGGTGTTCGAGCACACCCGCGTGCTGGAGGTGGAGGAGGAGCGGGACGGCACCGTGCGGGTGCGCACCGACGACGCGACGGTCCGCGCCAGCTCCGTGGTGGTGGCGACGCTGCTGCCGATCAACATGATCGGGGGGTACTTCGCCAGGACGCGCCCCTTCCGGTCCTTCGGGCTGGCGGCCCGGCTCCACGGTCCGGCACCCCAGGAGATGGCGATCTCCATCGACTCGCCCAGCAGGTCCACGCGGCCGTGGCCGGACCGCGGCCCCAACGGGCTGATCGTGGTGGGCGGCGGTCACGAGACCGGCACCGGGCAGGACACCCAGGCGTTGTGGGACGACCTGGAACAGTGGACCAGGTCCACCTTCGACGTGGACGCGGTGGAGTACCGCTGGTCGGGTCAGGACTACACCACGGCCGACCAGGTGCCCTACATCGGTCGTTCGTCGATGAACGACCGGATCCTGGTGGCGACGGGGTTCAACAAGTGGGGCCTGAGCAACGGCACCGCCGCCGCCGTCATCCTGAGCGACCTCCTCCAGGGCCGCGACAACCCCTGGCTGGCGATGTTCGACGCGACCCGCGTCGGTGACGCCAAGGCCGTGGGGCGGCTGATCAAGGACAACCTCAAGGTCGGCGCGGACATGGTCGGCGGACACCTGGGGCGGCTGTACCCCCACCACGCCCGCCACCTGGACCGGGGTCAGGGCGGCGTCGTCGAGGTCGACGGCGACTCCGTCGGCGCGTACCGCGACGAGCGGGGCGGGCTCCACGCCGTCAGCCTGAACTGCACCCACCTGGGCTGCCGACTGGCCTGGAACGCGGCGGAGACCAGCTGGGACTGCCCCTGCCACGGCTCCCGGTACGACACCGACGGCAGCGTGCTCAACGGTCCGGCGGTCAAGCCCCTGCCCACCGTCGACCTCGACGACGCCTGA
- a CDS encoding GNAT family N-acetyltransferase encodes MTGSELVTAADVRLMQGLAQRVTAIRPDLVNSDASFGELAWNWGRGHASDGATWPRRLWFSGGELVAWGWLRLPRRVRLSDGSVRDVTGAYLMHQVHPDHAGLVDEVIAWYDATAAGLERTVLPSAADGFALERWAAHGYGTDPESLGDDGTWTQLNERDLTDVEQPVLPTGFRFRTADEAGPEAAVRAHLGAWAPSAYTAEAYRGVRRTAGYRGDLHVLVEAPDGTMASSTIMWLDEANGTVEFEPVGTHPDYRRRGLGRAMLLHGMRLARAAGATHATVACLGAPGHPEARGLYYGVGFRMLVRDAPLVKPATAE; translated from the coding sequence ATGACGGGTTCCGAACTTGTGACCGCCGCGGACGTGCGGCTCATGCAGGGGCTGGCGCAGCGCGTCACCGCGATCCGCCCCGACCTGGTGAACAGCGACGCCTCGTTCGGCGAGCTGGCCTGGAACTGGGGCCGGGGGCACGCCAGCGACGGCGCGACCTGGCCGCGTCGGCTGTGGTTCTCCGGCGGGGAACTGGTCGCGTGGGGCTGGCTCCGCCTTCCGCGCCGGGTGAGGCTGAGCGACGGCTCGGTCAGGGACGTCACCGGCGCCTACCTGATGCACCAGGTCCACCCCGACCACGCCGGGCTGGTCGACGAGGTGATCGCCTGGTACGACGCCACGGCGGCGGGCCTCGAACGCACGGTGCTGCCCAGCGCCGCCGACGGGTTCGCCCTGGAACGGTGGGCGGCGCACGGCTACGGGACCGACCCCGAATCGCTCGGCGACGACGGGACCTGGACCCAGCTCAACGAGCGCGACCTCACCGACGTGGAACAGCCGGTGCTGCCGACCGGGTTCCGGTTCCGCACCGCCGACGAGGCCGGGCCGGAGGCCGCGGTCCGGGCACATCTGGGCGCCTGGGCACCCTCGGCGTACACGGCCGAGGCCTACCGGGGCGTCCGGCGGACGGCGGGTTACCGCGGCGACCTGCACGTCCTGGTGGAGGCGCCGGACGGGACGATGGCGTCCTCGACGATCATGTGGCTCGACGAGGCCAACGGAACCGTCGAGTTCGAGCCGGTCGGCACCCATCCGGACTACCGGCGCCGGGGGCTGGGCAGGGCGATGCTGCTGCACGGAATGCGCCTGGCGAGGGCGGCCGGGGCCACGCACGCGACGGTCGCCTGCCTGGGCGCGCCGGGACACCCCGAGGCGCGCGGGCTGTACTACGGCGTCGGGTTCCGGATGCTCGTGCGGGACGCGCCGCTCGTCAAGCCGGCGACCGCGGAGTGA
- a CDS encoding PPOX class F420-dependent oxidoreductase: MSPSIATNTRVDLDGLLEFVRPRHHALLITRRADGGPQASPVTCGVDTQGRIVVSTYPERAKTRNARRDPRVSVVVLSDDFDGAWVQVDGEAEVIDGEDAVEPLVEYFRVISGEHPDWDEYREAMRRQGKSLVRVTPKRWGPVATGGFPADRV, translated from the coding sequence ATGAGCCCTTCGATCGCCACCAACACCCGTGTCGACCTCGACGGCCTGCTGGAGTTCGTGCGCCCCCGCCACCACGCGCTCCTCATCACTCGCCGCGCGGACGGCGGGCCCCAGGCCTCCCCGGTGACCTGCGGCGTCGACACCCAGGGCCGGATCGTGGTCTCCACCTACCCCGAGCGCGCCAAGACCCGCAACGCCCGGCGCGACCCCCGGGTCAGCGTCGTGGTCCTGTCCGACGACTTCGACGGCGCCTGGGTCCAGGTCGACGGGGAGGCCGAGGTCATCGACGGGGAGGACGCGGTCGAGCCCCTGGTCGAGTACTTCCGGGTGATCTCCGGCGAGCACCCGGACTGGGACGAGTACCGCGAGGCCATGCGCCGTCAGGGCAAGTCCCTCGTCCGCGTCACCCCGAAGCGGTGGGGTCCGGTCGCCACCGGCGGCTTCCCGGCCGACCGGGTCTGA